One stretch of Methylopila sp. 73B DNA includes these proteins:
- a CDS encoding transporter, whose product MTLAAVAAAAFTSMTFDANAAKPFPGTLQTGETAGLATGAPLPEGVYFVNTLSFGVRDTNPDARFLVDVPALVWASPYSIGGGQIQIIGALPMAHLSARGTGFDEYGLYNPFLAGAIAWDLGNGFGFRWLSGFYFNAGDRDLRVPATTWRNDAALSYTADGWNLTANLTYAWTFGTSNYSAFDSTSNGFNLDLTATKTFGKWELGVVGFGSYETGLPNGYNAAGIGRSKQFALGPLVGYNFGPVILQSYLTRDIYAKNQNLLGTKADGKETRFWTRVIIPLWSPEKPMAPLVTKY is encoded by the coding sequence ATGACTCTCGCTGCGGTGGCGGCCGCTGCGTTCACCAGCATGACCTTCGACGCAAACGCTGCGAAGCCGTTCCCGGGCACCCTGCAGACCGGCGAGACCGCCGGCCTCGCGACCGGCGCCCCGCTTCCGGAAGGCGTGTACTTCGTCAACACCCTCAGCTTCGGCGTTCGCGACACGAACCCGGACGCGCGCTTCCTGGTCGACGTTCCGGCCCTGGTGTGGGCCTCGCCCTACTCGATCGGCGGCGGCCAGATCCAGATCATCGGCGCGCTTCCGATGGCGCACCTTTCGGCGCGCGGCACGGGCTTCGACGAGTACGGCCTCTACAACCCGTTCCTGGCCGGCGCGATCGCATGGGACCTCGGCAACGGCTTCGGCTTCCGCTGGCTCTCGGGCTTCTACTTCAACGCTGGCGACCGCGACCTTCGCGTCCCGGCGACGACCTGGCGTAACGACGCGGCTCTGAGCTACACGGCCGACGGCTGGAACCTCACCGCGAACCTGACCTACGCCTGGACCTTCGGGACCTCGAACTACTCGGCGTTCGACTCGACCTCGAACGGCTTCAACCTCGACCTGACCGCGACGAAGACCTTCGGCAAGTGGGAGCTCGGCGTCGTCGGCTTCGGCTCGTATGAGACTGGCCTGCCGAACGGCTACAACGCCGCCGGCATCGGCCGCAGCAAGCAGTTCGCCCTCGGCCCGCTCGTCGGCTACAACTTCGGCCCGGTCATCCTGCAGTCCTACCTGACGCGCGACATCTACGCGAAGAACCAGAACCTGCTCGGCACGAAGGCTGACGGCAAGGAGACTCGCTTCTGGACGCGCGTGATCATTCCGCTGTGGTCGCCTGAGAAGCCGATGGCTCCGCTCGTCACCAAGTACTGA
- a CDS encoding TIGR03808 family TAT-translocated repetitive protein, translated as MPTGGSAPDDRRLDRRQVLGAIAGAAAAGLAPSFAEALPGALDAATMGVKPGDADQTRALTRALERAAREGRPLALGPGVYRAARVSLSDGVTVFGAPEATRLELSEPGPLLVARGAARVALRGLALDGANIPGGSQLGVVQFEDVAAALLDEVAVVGAGGSGIVMLRSGGVVRASRVENARHAALFALDGRGLTVTDNLIRGCRNNGVVIRRSAKGEDGSIVSRNRIEGTGALDGGLGWNGNAVNLSKASGVIVSGNAIRRSAFTAVRAHESDDVQIADNMCLDCGETALYAEFGFAGAVISGNLVDGAANGISVANFNEGGRLGAIVGNVVRNLFRRKKLDGPGDSYGQGIGVEADVAVTGNVIEGAPSFGVHAGWGPYLRDVSITGNVVRGCEVGIGVSVVDGVGAATIVGNTITGSRRGAVLGYRWTEIATPELGVAGSGGLPALTVAQNTVR; from the coding sequence ATGCCGACAGGAGGATCCGCTCCCGACGACCGCCGCCTCGATCGACGCCAGGTCCTCGGCGCGATCGCCGGCGCAGCCGCCGCCGGCCTCGCGCCGAGCTTCGCCGAAGCCCTGCCGGGCGCGCTCGACGCGGCGACGATGGGCGTGAAGCCTGGCGACGCCGACCAGACGCGCGCGCTGACCCGGGCGCTGGAGCGCGCGGCCCGGGAGGGGCGGCCGCTCGCCCTGGGTCCCGGCGTCTACCGCGCCGCCCGGGTCAGCCTATCCGACGGCGTGACTGTGTTCGGCGCGCCCGAGGCCACCCGGCTCGAGCTGAGCGAGCCCGGGCCGCTGCTGGTCGCGCGCGGCGCCGCGCGGGTCGCGCTGCGCGGGCTGGCGCTCGACGGCGCGAACATTCCCGGAGGGTCCCAGCTTGGCGTCGTCCAGTTCGAGGACGTCGCCGCCGCGCTTCTGGACGAGGTCGCGGTGGTCGGCGCCGGCGGCTCCGGGATCGTCATGCTGCGCTCAGGCGGCGTCGTGCGGGCGAGCCGCGTCGAGAACGCCCGGCACGCGGCGCTGTTCGCCCTGGACGGGCGCGGGCTCACCGTGACCGACAACCTGATCCGGGGCTGCCGCAACAACGGGGTGGTGATCCGCCGCTCCGCCAAGGGCGAGGACGGCTCGATCGTGTCGCGAAACCGAATCGAGGGCACCGGCGCGCTTGACGGCGGTCTCGGCTGGAACGGAAACGCCGTGAACCTTTCCAAGGCGAGCGGCGTGATCGTGTCGGGGAACGCCATCCGGCGGTCCGCCTTCACCGCCGTTCGGGCGCACGAGTCCGACGACGTGCAGATCGCCGACAACATGTGCCTCGATTGCGGAGAGACCGCGCTCTACGCCGAGTTCGGCTTCGCGGGCGCGGTGATCTCCGGCAACCTGGTGGATGGGGCGGCGAACGGGATCTCGGTCGCGAACTTCAACGAGGGCGGCCGGCTCGGCGCGATCGTCGGCAACGTCGTGCGCAACCTGTTTCGTCGCAAGAAGCTCGACGGTCCCGGCGACAGCTACGGCCAGGGCATCGGCGTGGAGGCCGACGTCGCCGTCACGGGCAACGTGATCGAAGGGGCTCCGAGCTTCGGCGTCCACGCGGGGTGGGGCCCCTACCTTCGCGACGTCAGCATCACCGGCAATGTGGTGCGCGGCTGTGAGGTCGGAATCGGCGTTTCGGTCGTCGACGGCGTCGGCGCGGCGACCATCGTCGGCAACACAATCACCGGCTCGCGGCGCGGCGCGGTCTTGGGTTACCGCTGGACCGAGATCGCCACGCCCGAGCTTGGCGTCGCCGGATCCGGCGGCCTGCCTGCGCTGACGGTGGCGCAGAACACCGTCCGTTAA
- a CDS encoding TlyA family RNA methyltransferase: MPPSPSASPRRRADLLLVERGLFESRAKAQAAIAAGGVTADGAAVARASDMLPPDATIAAEPAHPYVSRGGVKLAHALDVFAVDVDGLHALDVGASTGGFSEVLLARGAAHVTAVDVGRDQLHPRLQGHPRLTSFESLDIRALDASALPQPPQIVVMDVSFAPLAVVLPAALMLAAPAMTLVALVKPQFEAGKKDIGKGGVVKDEAARRRVVEAAEDLVRAAGLNVRGVVPSPIAGGDGNVEYLLAADRDPGVRASRP, translated from the coding sequence ATGCCCCCTTCGCCCTCCGCCTCTCCCCGCCGCCGCGCCGACCTGCTTCTGGTCGAACGCGGCCTGTTCGAAAGCCGCGCGAAGGCGCAGGCCGCGATCGCCGCCGGCGGCGTCACGGCGGATGGCGCCGCCGTCGCTCGGGCTTCGGACATGCTGCCCCCTGACGCGACGATCGCAGCGGAGCCCGCGCACCCCTACGTCTCGCGCGGCGGCGTGAAGCTCGCCCATGCGCTCGACGTCTTCGCGGTCGACGTGGACGGCCTGCACGCGCTGGACGTCGGCGCCTCCACCGGCGGGTTCTCCGAGGTGCTGCTCGCCCGCGGCGCGGCGCACGTCACCGCCGTCGACGTCGGCCGCGACCAGTTGCACCCCCGGCTGCAGGGCCATCCGCGGCTGACGAGCTTCGAGAGCCTCGACATCCGCGCGCTCGACGCAAGCGCCCTGCCGCAGCCGCCGCAGATCGTCGTCATGGACGTGAGCTTCGCCCCGCTCGCTGTCGTCCTGCCGGCGGCGCTGATGCTCGCAGCCCCCGCCATGACGCTGGTGGCGCTGGTGAAGCCGCAGTTCGAGGCGGGCAAGAAGGACATCGGCAAGGGCGGCGTCGTGAAGGACGAAGCCGCGCGGCGCCGCGTGGTCGAGGCCGCCGAGGACCTCGTTCGCGCGGCCGGGCTCAACGTGCGCGGCGTCGTCCCCTCCCCGATCGCCGGCGGGGACGGCAATGTGGAGTATCTGCTGGCGGCGGACCGCGACCCTGGCGTAAGGGCGAGCCGACCATGA
- a CDS encoding class I SAM-dependent RNA methyltransferase encodes MSEPALVQTLAVARLGHRGDGVAETPEGAVFVGRALGGETVEVERRGERGRLLRVIEASPDRVAAYCPEVPRCGGCAIQELAQPAALAWKRGLLIDAFLREGLDVADRVGPTLDAHGAGRRRATFHARADATGRIHVGFAEARSHAITPIAACPLLAPSLARALPVARAVAAALSSRKKPLDIVTTGTSGGLDIDVRGSGPPPEALRLRLVALAESLDLARLAIHGDVVVERRRPEIAMGRALVAPPPGAFLQATAEGENVLAALVTEAVGKAKRVADLFSGVGTFAFRLAEAAEVHAVESGREAIAALEAAARRASGLKRVTTEARDLFRRPLLAAELARFDAVAFDPPRAGAEAQARMLAESKAPKVIAVSCSVATLARDAAILVRGGYALERVTPVDQFRHSAHVEAVAVFVRR; translated from the coding sequence ATGAGCGAGCCGGCCCTGGTGCAGACCCTCGCCGTCGCCCGCCTCGGCCACCGCGGCGACGGCGTGGCGGAGACGCCCGAGGGCGCGGTGTTCGTCGGCCGCGCGCTCGGCGGCGAAACCGTCGAGGTCGAGCGCCGCGGCGAGCGGGGCCGGCTGCTGCGCGTGATCGAGGCCTCCCCCGACCGCGTCGCCGCGTACTGCCCCGAGGTTCCCCGCTGCGGCGGCTGCGCGATCCAGGAGCTCGCCCAGCCCGCGGCGCTCGCCTGGAAGCGCGGGCTGCTGATCGACGCGTTCCTGCGCGAAGGCCTCGACGTGGCGGACCGCGTGGGGCCGACGCTGGACGCCCACGGCGCCGGGCGCCGCCGCGCCACCTTCCACGCCCGCGCCGACGCCACGGGCCGAATCCATGTCGGGTTCGCGGAGGCGCGCAGCCACGCGATCACGCCGATCGCGGCCTGCCCGCTGCTCGCGCCCTCGCTCGCCCGCGCGCTTCCCGTCGCCCGCGCGGTCGCGGCCGCGCTGTCCTCCCGCAAGAAGCCGCTCGACATCGTGACCACGGGCACGAGCGGCGGGCTCGACATCGACGTCCGCGGCTCCGGCCCGCCGCCTGAGGCGCTGCGTCTCAGGCTCGTCGCGCTGGCCGAAAGCCTGGACCTCGCGCGGCTGGCGATCCATGGCGACGTGGTGGTCGAGCGCCGGCGGCCGGAGATCGCGATGGGCCGCGCGCTGGTGGCGCCGCCGCCGGGCGCCTTCCTGCAGGCGACCGCGGAGGGGGAGAACGTCCTCGCGGCGCTCGTGACGGAGGCGGTCGGCAAGGCGAAGCGTGTGGCGGACCTGTTCTCGGGCGTCGGCACCTTCGCGTTCAGGCTCGCCGAGGCGGCCGAGGTTCACGCCGTCGAAAGCGGGCGCGAGGCGATCGCCGCGCTGGAGGCTGCGGCCCGCCGCGCCTCCGGGCTGAAGCGGGTGACGACCGAGGCGCGCGACCTGTTCCGGCGGCCCCTGCTGGCGGCGGAGCTCGCCCGCTTCGACGCCGTCGCGTTCGATCCGCCGCGGGCGGGCGCCGAGGCGCAGGCGCGCATGCTGGCGGAGTCGAAGGCGCCAAAGGTGATCGCGGTATCCTGCAGCGTGGCGACGCTCGCCCGCGACGCGGCGATCCTGGTCCGCGGCGGCTACGCGCTGGAACGCGTCACGCCGGTCGACCAGTTCAGGCATTCCGCCCACGTCGAGGCGGTGGCGGTCTTCGTGCGCCGCTGA
- a CDS encoding DUF2735 domain-containing protein → MTPAHSPQPTAKIYSFPQNRMASADARRKAQFAAEIRAAVQAPVVQTGAWYHDEAILESKGVRPN, encoded by the coding sequence ATGACCCCGGCTCACAGCCCGCAGCCCACGGCCAAGATCTATTCGTTCCCCCAGAACCGCATGGCGTCCGCGGACGCGCGCCGCAAGGCCCAGTTCGCCGCCGAGATCCGCGCCGCCGTCCAGGCGCCCGTGGTGCAGACCGGCGCCTGGTATCACGATGAAGCGATCCTGGAGTCAAAAGGGGTGAGGCCGAATTAG
- a CDS encoding glutamine synthetase beta-grasp domain-containing protein, which produces MTKFKLEYIWLDGYTPVPNLRGKTQIKEFDSFPTLEQLPLWGFDGSSTLQAEGHSSDCVLKPVAVYPDPARTNGALVLCEVMMPDGVTPHSTNKRATILDDEGAWFGFEQEYFFYQNGRPLGFPEQGYPAPQGPYYCGVGYAAAGGIAREIVEEHLDQCLAAGINHEGINAEVAKGQWEFQIFGKGSKKAADEMWMARYLLQRLTEKYEIDIEYHCKPLGDTDWNGSGMHCNFSTEHLRTVGGKDYFEALMAAFDKNLMDHIAVYGPDNDKRLTGKHETAPWNKFSYGVADRGASIRVPHSFVKNDYKGYLEDRRPNSQGDPYQIASQVLKTISEVPTAKSAAAAA; this is translated from the coding sequence ATGACGAAGTTTAAGCTCGAGTACATCTGGCTCGACGGCTACACCCCGGTGCCGAACCTCCGCGGCAAGACCCAGATCAAGGAGTTCGACTCCTTCCCGACTCTCGAGCAGCTGCCGCTTTGGGGCTTCGACGGCTCGTCCACGCTGCAGGCCGAGGGCCACAGCTCCGACTGCGTGCTGAAGCCCGTCGCGGTCTACCCGGATCCGGCCCGCACCAACGGCGCGCTCGTGCTGTGCGAAGTCATGATGCCCGACGGCGTCACGCCGCACTCCACCAACAAGCGCGCCACCATCCTTGACGACGAAGGCGCCTGGTTCGGCTTCGAGCAGGAATACTTCTTCTACCAGAACGGCCGTCCGCTCGGCTTCCCGGAGCAGGGCTACCCGGCCCCGCAGGGTCCTTACTACTGCGGCGTCGGCTACGCGGCCGCGGGCGGCATCGCGCGCGAGATCGTCGAGGAGCATCTCGACCAGTGCCTCGCGGCCGGCATCAACCACGAAGGCATCAACGCGGAAGTCGCGAAGGGCCAGTGGGAGTTCCAGATCTTCGGCAAGGGCTCCAAGAAGGCCGCCGACGAGATGTGGATGGCGCGCTACCTGCTGCAGCGCCTGACCGAGAAGTACGAGATCGACATCGAGTATCACTGCAAGCCGCTGGGCGACACCGACTGGAACGGCTCGGGCATGCACTGCAACTTCTCGACCGAGCACCTGCGCACGGTCGGCGGCAAGGACTACTTCGAGGCGCTGATGGCGGCCTTCGACAAGAACCTGATGGACCACATCGCCGTCTACGGCCCGGACAACGACAAGCGTCTGACCGGCAAGCACGAGACCGCGCCGTGGAACAAGTTCTCCTACGGCGTCGCCGACCGCGGCGCGTCGATCCGCGTGCCGCACTCCTTCGTCAAGAACGACTACAAGGGCTATCTTGAGGACCGCCGCCCGAACTCGCAGGGCGACCCCTACCAGATCGCTTCGCAGGTGCTGAAGACGATCTCGGAAGTCCCGACCGCCAAGTCGGCCGCCGCCGCGGCCTGA
- a CDS encoding histidine phosphatase family protein, with protein sequence MRAPLVVVRHGETDWNAEGRLQGQTDIPLNGRGRDQADAVGRTLKAALGDAAGYRFVASPLSRASETMQRLRAVLGLDPDAFDRDGRLKELSFGAWEGATFRELKRRDPASVARRAKTIWDFRPPEGESYADLSLRVAEAVDGLDAPTVLVAHGGVSRVLLALRGGVDRAAVPDMAIVQGRAIVFDDAGWRWTS encoded by the coding sequence GTGAGGGCGCCGCTCGTCGTCGTTCGCCACGGCGAGACCGACTGGAACGCCGAGGGGCGGCTGCAGGGCCAGACCGACATTCCGCTGAACGGCCGCGGCCGCGACCAGGCGGACGCCGTCGGGCGCACGCTGAAGGCGGCGCTCGGCGACGCCGCCGGCTACCGTTTCGTCGCGAGCCCGCTGTCGCGCGCCTCCGAGACCATGCAGCGCCTGCGCGCCGTTCTCGGGCTCGACCCCGACGCCTTCGACCGCGATGGCCGCCTGAAGGAGCTGTCGTTCGGGGCCTGGGAGGGCGCGACGTTTCGAGAGCTCAAGCGCCGCGATCCGGCGAGCGTCGCCCGCCGCGCCAAGACCATCTGGGATTTCCGCCCGCCCGAGGGCGAGAGCTACGCCGACCTTTCGCTGCGGGTCGCCGAAGCCGTCGACGGCCTTGACGCGCCGACCGTGCTCGTCGCCCACGGCGGCGTCTCGCGCGTGCTGCTGGCGCTGCGGGGCGGCGTCGACCGCGCGGCCGTGCCCGACATGGCGATCGTGCAGGGCCGTGCGATCGTGTTCGACGACGCCGGCTGGCGCTGGACGTCTTAA